A genome region from Natronosalvus rutilus includes the following:
- a CDS encoding 50S ribosomal protein L16: MSDKPASMYRQIDKPAYTRREYITGIPGSKIAQHKMGDTSAEPEDYPVQISLVVDEECQIRHGSLEAARLSANRHMIKNAGEFQYKMILRKFPHQVLRENKQATGAGADRVSDGMRQSFGKIVGTAARIQRGERLFTVWCDVEDADFAKDAFRRAYNKITPPCRIVVERGEEKLIS; this comes from the coding sequence ATGTCCGACAAACCTGCCTCGATGTACCGGCAAATCGACAAGCCGGCCTACACGCGACGCGAGTACATCACCGGGATCCCCGGTTCGAAGATCGCCCAGCACAAGATGGGCGACACCAGCGCCGAGCCAGAAGACTACCCCGTCCAGATCAGCCTCGTCGTCGATGAGGAGTGCCAGATCCGCCACGGGAGCCTCGAGGCCGCTCGCCTCTCGGCGAACCGCCACATGATCAAGAACGCCGGCGAGTTCCAGTACAAGATGATCCTCCGAAAGTTTCCCCACCAGGTTCTGCGAGAGAACAAGCAGGCGACGGGTGCGGGTGCCGACCGTGTCTCCGACGGGATGCGCCAGTCGTTCGGGAAGATCGTCGGCACCGCCGCCCGCATCCAGCGCGGCGAGCGCCTCTTCACCGTCTGGTGTGACGTCGAGGACGCCGACTTCGCGAAGGACGCGTTCCGCCGGGCGTACAACAAGATCACGCCCCCGTGCCGGATCGTCGTCGAGCGCGGCGAAGAGAAGCTGATCTCCTGA
- a CDS encoding GNAT family N-acetyltransferase — protein MTHTRSSTLSGYAIDWFREHDRESFLDLYATVFDRQRTAEWFRWKYEANPYVDHVPIAVARRQPSGTVVGCRAHFPLEVSVDDEAHLAFQPCDTMVHPDHRRRGLFTAMNRWGLERYDDDGPAFFFNFPNAQAKPGNERLGWRPLGPVPMYYRVQNPVAVLARWLRAVDSTVDSRVPITADSTGSAGSADTNADSDSTDQSATGETTGPTDAFARGLTSAVTTGHRLGDRLLARRSLRDADVDVNVERYDLAPVGTLETLARRSRLDGIRVRRSSTFYRWRLDNPLHEYVTVLARRADTGLPIAAMIVSPQDDHVRLVDALPRGVDANDPAASALEYLLLAVLEAYQEKPFLTAFGDVLPDPLRYRFLPDTRAPLEPILRPTTRTLYARGLDDEVSRRLASSTVDDWHLSRLDLDTT, from the coding sequence GTGACACACACACGTTCGTCGACCCTCTCCGGGTACGCAATCGACTGGTTTCGCGAACACGACCGGGAGTCGTTTCTGGACCTCTACGCGACCGTCTTCGACCGCCAGCGAACCGCCGAATGGTTTCGGTGGAAGTACGAGGCCAACCCATACGTCGATCACGTTCCCATCGCCGTCGCGAGACGACAGCCTTCGGGGACCGTCGTCGGCTGTCGCGCCCACTTTCCGCTCGAGGTCAGCGTCGACGACGAGGCCCACCTCGCGTTCCAGCCCTGCGATACGATGGTCCACCCGGATCACCGACGCCGCGGGCTGTTCACGGCGATGAACCGCTGGGGCCTCGAACGATACGACGACGACGGCCCGGCCTTCTTCTTCAACTTCCCGAATGCGCAGGCGAAACCGGGTAACGAACGACTCGGCTGGCGCCCGCTCGGACCCGTGCCGATGTACTACCGGGTCCAGAATCCCGTGGCAGTCCTCGCTCGATGGCTCCGGGCGGTCGATTCGACTGTCGACTCCCGCGTGCCAATTACCGCCGATTCAACCGGTTCAGCCGGTTCAGCCGACACGAACGCCGACTCCGACTCGACCGATCAGTCGGCTACTGGAGAAACAACGGGGCCGACAGACGCGTTCGCCCGCGGCCTCACCAGCGCCGTGACGACGGGCCACCGGCTGGGTGATCGACTGCTCGCACGGCGGTCACTGCGCGACGCGGACGTCGACGTGAACGTCGAACGGTACGATCTGGCACCAGTTGGAACGCTCGAGACGCTCGCGCGCCGGTCACGACTGGACGGCATCCGCGTCCGCCGGTCGTCGACGTTCTACCGGTGGCGACTGGACAATCCTCTCCACGAGTACGTGACCGTTCTCGCGAGGCGAGCGGACACCGGACTCCCGATCGCCGCGATGATCGTCTCGCCACAGGACGACCACGTCCGACTGGTCGACGCCCTCCCGCGCGGCGTCGACGCGAACGACCCCGCCGCTTCGGCGCTTGAGTACCTGCTCCTCGCGGTGCTCGAGGCGTACCAGGAGAAACCGTTTCTAACGGCGTTCGGCGACGTCCTTCCCGATCCGCTCCGCTACCGGTTCCTTCCCGATACCCGGGCGCCCCTCGAGCCGATCCTCCGGCCGACCACGCGAACGCTGTACGCCCGTGGACTCGACGACGAAGTGAGTCGGCGACTCGCCTCGAGCACGGTCGATGACTGGCACCTGTCGCGGCTGGACCTGGATACGACCTGA
- a CDS encoding ferredoxin, giving the protein MRVEFDEETCIGMYQCVAEWSAFEKDKSAGKAVLLESEEVEDGIFARDVPEDAELDAKFAARTCPVDAITIYDDDGEQLIP; this is encoded by the coding sequence ATGCGAGTCGAGTTCGACGAAGAGACGTGCATCGGGATGTACCAGTGCGTCGCCGAGTGGAGCGCCTTCGAGAAGGACAAGTCGGCGGGAAAAGCCGTCCTGCTGGAGTCCGAGGAGGTCGAAGACGGCATCTTCGCCCGCGACGTGCCAGAGGACGCCGAACTCGACGCGAAGTTCGCTGCCCGGACCTGCCCCGTCGACGCGATCACGATCTACGACGATGATGGCGAGCAACTGATTCCCTGA
- a CDS encoding GNAT family N-acetyltransferase yields the protein MEFNLVPVTGSAAEKIAEWRYEPPYDFYNLDADPEDYAAFMDPSNWETKFAVEDGDGTLVGFFDLTPRNQFVEVGLGMHPDLTGQGLGRTFVEAGLRHARDDLEADVFELAVATFNDRAISVYEDIGFEYVETYSQRTNGGEYEFLRMRRE from the coding sequence ATGGAGTTCAATCTGGTTCCTGTGACCGGTTCTGCTGCCGAGAAGATAGCCGAATGGCGCTACGAACCGCCGTACGACTTTTACAATCTCGATGCTGATCCCGAGGACTATGCGGCGTTCATGGACCCCTCGAACTGGGAAACGAAGTTCGCAGTCGAGGACGGCGACGGAACGCTCGTCGGATTCTTCGATCTGACCCCACGTAACCAGTTCGTCGAAGTTGGCTTGGGGATGCACCCTGACCTCACCGGCCAGGGGCTCGGACGAACGTTCGTCGAGGCGGGTCTCCGACACGCACGTGATGATCTCGAAGCTGACGTGTTCGAACTCGCCGTTGCGACGTTCAATGATCGAGCAATCTCTGTCTACGAGGACATTGGATTCGAGTACGTAGAAACGTATTCTCAAAGGACTAACGGTGGCGAATACGAGTTCCTTCGAATGCGCCGAGAATGA
- a CDS encoding 3-keto-5-aminohexanoate cleavage protein, with product MSYADYLAGEPLIVTAALTGGVHGKEANPNLPETPEEIGRAAAAAEEAGAAVVHLHARKPNGERSFSTERFQAIDDAVRAHADNVVVQHSTGGTGAPAADRRLPLRTDPSPEMASLDMGPLNRYDHLTSENTRGTVDALHEEMRDRGIKPELEVFNDGHLNEVHGLLERRDLADPVYTTLIFGGGTLTRPRPRNLLNAVSNLPDRALFNTLGFGRHQLPLTTMGILLGGHVRVGLEDNVYYRQGELATSNAQLVERVVRIAGELEREVATPAQAREILGL from the coding sequence GTGAGCTACGCGGACTACCTCGCTGGCGAGCCGCTGATCGTCACCGCGGCGCTGACCGGCGGTGTCCACGGCAAGGAGGCCAACCCGAATCTCCCGGAGACACCCGAAGAGATCGGTCGCGCCGCCGCGGCTGCCGAAGAGGCGGGCGCCGCCGTAGTCCACCTCCACGCCCGGAAACCGAACGGCGAGCGCTCGTTTTCCACCGAGCGGTTCCAAGCCATCGATGACGCGGTGCGAGCGCACGCCGATAACGTCGTCGTCCAGCACTCCACGGGCGGGACTGGCGCCCCGGCCGCGGACCGCCGCCTCCCACTTCGCACTGACCCGTCGCCGGAGATGGCGTCGCTCGATATGGGGCCGCTCAACCGGTACGACCACCTGACGAGCGAGAACACGCGCGGCACGGTCGACGCCCTCCACGAAGAGATGCGCGACCGCGGGATCAAACCGGAACTCGAGGTGTTCAACGACGGCCACCTCAACGAGGTCCACGGCCTGCTCGAGCGTCGCGATCTCGCCGATCCGGTGTACACGACGCTCATCTTCGGCGGCGGCACGCTCACGCGCCCCCGACCGCGAAACCTGTTGAACGCCGTCTCCAATCTCCCCGACCGCGCGCTGTTCAACACGCTCGGGTTCGGCCGCCACCAACTGCCGCTCACGACGATGGGGATTCTCCTCGGCGGACACGTCCGGGTCGGCCTCGAGGACAACGTCTACTACCGACAGGGCGAACTTGCGACGAGCAACGCCCAGCTGGTCGAGCGGGTCGTCCGCATCGCTGGGGAACTCGAGCGGGAGGTCGCGACGCCGGCGCAAGCACGGGAGATTCTCGGGTTGTAG
- a CDS encoding CBS domain-containing protein: MTSFRIGSLFGIPIKLDVTFLLVLPFFAYLIGVQIEPVADLLNEVMGAGISSEAITTGTTPWILGLVAAIGLFVGVVLHELGHSLTAQRFGFPIESITLWLLGGLAALSEMPEDWRQELAIAIAGPIVSVLVGFASYGLFTVTPASLDGVRFVLGYLAVLNVGLAIFNMVPAFPMDGGRVLRALLARNQPYARATQQAASVGKLFAVLMALFGVLTFRVLLIAVAFFVYIAASGESRQVTMKAAFEGVTVSDIMTPATDLHTVAPETSVADLIRRMFSERHTGYPVLEDGYLVGLVTLSDARDVKPVERDAFTVSDVMSTELKTIEPNADAMTALERMQQDDIGRLLVVDSAGEGDLVGLITRTDLMTALNIIRESGALNPAAEVSTAD; this comes from the coding sequence ATGACGAGTTTCCGGATCGGGTCGCTGTTCGGCATTCCCATCAAACTCGACGTGACCTTTCTCCTGGTGCTCCCCTTCTTCGCGTACCTGATCGGGGTCCAGATCGAGCCAGTCGCCGACCTCCTGAACGAGGTGATGGGCGCGGGCATCTCGAGCGAGGCAATCACCACCGGTACGACGCCGTGGATACTCGGCCTCGTGGCCGCGATTGGGCTCTTCGTCGGCGTCGTGCTCCACGAACTCGGCCACTCGCTGACGGCCCAGCGCTTTGGCTTTCCGATCGAGTCGATCACCCTCTGGCTGCTCGGCGGCCTCGCGGCGCTCTCGGAGATGCCCGAGGACTGGCGCCAGGAACTCGCGATCGCGATCGCCGGCCCCATCGTCTCCGTCCTCGTCGGATTCGCCTCCTACGGCCTCTTTACCGTGACGCCGGCGTCGCTCGACGGCGTACGCTTCGTGCTCGGCTATCTGGCCGTCTTGAACGTCGGCCTGGCGATCTTCAACATGGTCCCCGCGTTCCCGATGGACGGGGGACGGGTGCTCCGGGCGCTGCTGGCGCGCAACCAGCCCTACGCCAGGGCGACCCAGCAGGCCGCGAGCGTCGGCAAACTGTTCGCCGTACTCATGGCGCTCTTCGGCGTGCTGACCTTTCGGGTCCTGCTCATCGCCGTGGCCTTCTTCGTCTACATCGCCGCCTCTGGCGAGTCCCGCCAGGTGACGATGAAGGCCGCTTTCGAGGGCGTCACCGTCTCGGACATCATGACGCCAGCGACGGACCTCCACACCGTGGCTCCCGAGACGAGCGTCGCCGACCTCATCCGCCGCATGTTCAGCGAACGCCACACCGGCTACCCCGTCCTCGAGGACGGCTACCTGGTCGGCCTGGTCACTCTCTCAGACGCCCGGGACGTCAAGCCCGTCGAGCGCGACGCGTTCACCGTCTCGGACGTGATGAGCACCGAGTTGAAGACCATCGAGCCGAACGCCGACGCGATGACGGCCCTCGAGCGGATGCAACAGGACGACATCGGTCGACTCCTGGTCGTCGACAGTGCGGGCGAGGGTGACCTCGTCGGCCTGATTACGCGAACAGACCTGATGACCGCGCTGAACATCATCCGCGAGAGCGGGGCGTTGAACCCAGCAGCCGAGGTCAGTACGGCCGACTGA
- a CDS encoding class I SAM-dependent methyltransferase — translation MGIDPQRASDPLGQAMYDYHRGVYGTLRYRDGTRTRDGNVEGFYFQPRSAWADQTVERLERLAARGDPMLDVGCGSGQHVRWFQDRGCVTTGIDVDRWAVATARARGADDVLVGDMFDLPFENGQFRSLQCVGTQLGLGGSIEGISALLEEFARVTDDRALAVVDNYDPRGLDESFLGYRSDPRDGVAHRCFHFEYHPVGDDSQLVGPTLHFLLCSPDRLREATIGTPWTLVETLEREAHYVACLEKGA, via the coding sequence ATGGGGATCGACCCACAGCGAGCGAGCGATCCGCTCGGTCAGGCGATGTACGATTACCATCGCGGGGTCTACGGAACCCTTCGCTATCGCGATGGGACCCGTACTCGGGACGGCAACGTCGAGGGATTCTACTTCCAGCCGCGATCTGCATGGGCCGATCAGACGGTCGAACGCCTCGAGCGACTCGCTGCCCGGGGCGACCCGATGCTCGACGTGGGGTGCGGGTCGGGCCAGCACGTCCGCTGGTTTCAGGATCGGGGGTGCGTGACGACGGGAATCGACGTCGACCGATGGGCCGTCGCGACCGCTCGAGCGCGTGGTGCTGACGACGTGCTGGTCGGGGACATGTTCGACCTCCCGTTCGAAAACGGACAATTTCGCTCGCTTCAGTGCGTGGGGACCCAGCTCGGGCTGGGCGGTTCGATCGAGGGGATTTCGGCGCTTCTCGAGGAATTCGCGCGGGTGACCGACGACCGCGCGCTCGCGGTGGTCGACAACTACGATCCGCGAGGGCTCGACGAGTCGTTCCTGGGATACCGGTCTGACCCCCGTGACGGGGTCGCCCACCGGTGTTTTCACTTCGAGTACCATCCGGTGGGCGACGACTCGCAACTGGTCGGCCCGACGCTGCACTTCCTGCTGTGTTCACCCGACCGGTTACGGGAGGCCACGATCGGGACGCCCTGGACGCTCGTGGAGACGCTCGAGCGCGAGGCACACTACGTGGCGTGTCTCGAGAAGGGAGCCTGA
- a CDS encoding phenylalanine--tRNA ligase beta subunit-related protein produces MPTVEIDPDELRELTGHEEKGDEELKSDLFGLGLEYEGRTDEGEFELEFAPDRLDRLSVEGVARSLRYQYGDARGVYVPTTNAHDWTIVVDDSVPDERPYVTGAVIRDVDLDEAALESLIQLQEKLHATMGRKRAKGAIGIHDLTMLKGSAATEGNPTIEYVGVEPDEDRFVPLDSDRELTPAEVLEEHQTGKTYADLVSGYERYPAIYDDLGLFSFPPVINGRRTEVSTDSRDLFVEMTGTDQWTIDRMLNIVCYALSARGATVEEVAVEYPDQRVVRPDFSTKTKTVPHARIKSILGIDLEPEQVVDLAERSGLEAERSDRSEPAGTAGTVGAEEGEGEDEEGDESDEHDALTYEVTIPPYRVDVLHPLDVIDDLGRAYGFNDLEPRYPDVGTIGGRHERSRLENAARTRLVGLGFQDLLNFHMISEAENFDRMDLGPDDDAYGAGEPATIKGPYSEDYTMLRTWITPSLLMVLENNTHRRYPQDLAEIGFAARVDDAENTGVCEGRYVGAVLTRHDAAYEDAKSRLQALVRSFDGDLETPPTKHPSYIPGRTAAVVIDGEKVGVIGEVHPTVLVEHDLEVPVAGFEFDLEALAE; encoded by the coding sequence ATGCCAACGGTCGAAATTGACCCCGACGAACTGCGCGAACTGACCGGCCACGAGGAGAAAGGCGACGAGGAACTCAAGTCGGACCTGTTCGGCCTCGGCCTCGAGTACGAGGGCCGTACGGACGAGGGGGAGTTCGAACTCGAGTTCGCCCCGGACCGCCTCGACCGACTGTCGGTCGAGGGCGTCGCCCGCTCGCTTCGCTACCAGTACGGCGACGCCCGCGGCGTATACGTCCCGACGACGAACGCCCACGACTGGACCATCGTCGTCGACGACTCCGTGCCCGACGAGCGCCCGTACGTCACGGGTGCCGTGATCCGGGACGTGGACCTGGACGAAGCGGCCCTCGAGTCGCTGATCCAGCTCCAGGAGAAGTTGCACGCGACGATGGGGCGCAAGCGAGCGAAGGGGGCCATCGGGATTCACGACCTCACCATGCTGAAGGGGAGCGCTGCGACCGAGGGGAACCCCACCATCGAGTACGTCGGCGTCGAACCCGACGAGGACCGGTTCGTGCCCCTCGATTCGGATCGGGAACTGACACCTGCCGAGGTGCTCGAGGAACACCAGACGGGCAAGACGTACGCCGACCTCGTGAGCGGCTACGAGCGCTACCCGGCGATCTACGACGACCTGGGCCTGTTCTCGTTCCCGCCCGTGATCAACGGGCGCCGGACGGAGGTCTCGACTGACTCCCGCGACCTCTTCGTCGAGATGACGGGGACCGACCAGTGGACGATCGACCGGATGCTCAATATCGTCTGCTACGCCCTGTCGGCCCGCGGGGCGACGGTGGAGGAGGTGGCTGTCGAGTATCCAGACCAGCGAGTCGTCCGGCCCGACTTCTCGACGAAGACCAAGACCGTCCCTCACGCCCGCATCAAGTCCATCCTCGGGATCGACCTCGAGCCCGAGCAGGTGGTCGACCTGGCCGAGCGTTCGGGTCTCGAGGCTGAGCGCTCCGACCGGTCGGAACCCGCGGGAACCGCGGGAACCGTGGGAGCCGAAGAGGGCGAGGGCGAGGATGAAGAAGGAGACGAGAGCGACGAACACGATGCCCTCACCTACGAGGTCACCATCCCGCCCTACCGCGTCGACGTCCTCCACCCCCTCGACGTCATCGACGACCTCGGGCGCGCTTACGGCTTCAACGACCTCGAGCCCCGCTACCCTGACGTGGGGACCATCGGCGGCCGCCACGAGCGCTCCCGCCTCGAGAACGCCGCTCGGACCCGACTGGTCGGCCTCGGCTTCCAGGACCTGCTGAACTTCCACATGATCAGCGAAGCCGAGAACTTCGATCGGATGGATCTCGGACCAGACGACGATGCCTACGGCGCGGGCGAGCCCGCGACGATCAAGGGGCCCTACAGCGAGGACTACACGATGCTCCGCACCTGGATCACGCCCTCGCTACTGATGGTCCTCGAGAACAACACCCACCGCCGGTACCCGCAGGACCTGGCCGAGATCGGCTTCGCCGCGCGGGTTGACGACGCCGAGAACACGGGCGTCTGCGAAGGACGGTACGTCGGCGCCGTCCTTACCCGCCACGACGCCGCCTACGAGGACGCAAAGTCCCGCCTGCAGGCGCTCGTCCGGAGCTTCGACGGCGACCTCGAGACGCCCCCGACGAAGCATCCGTCGTACATCCCCGGTCGGACCGCGGCCGTCGTGATCGACGGCGAGAAGGTCGGCGTGATCGGCGAAGTCCACCCGACGGTCCTCGTCGAGCACGATCTGGAGGTCCCCGTCGCTGGCTTCGAGTTCGACCTCGAGGCGCTGGCGGAGTGA
- a CDS encoding non-histone chromosomal MC1 family protein, which produces MVREDGKRNFALRENGGDESSVFSGNTPRQAALKAARRLDPGSSEDSADRVELRLREKGTEKVHIYDGWAWEEEAPDDKPDWMPSDITEANVSKKGIEHLDE; this is translated from the coding sequence ATGGTACGTGAAGACGGTAAGCGAAACTTTGCACTGCGCGAAAACGGCGGCGACGAATCGAGCGTCTTCTCGGGCAACACGCCCCGACAGGCCGCGTTGAAGGCCGCTCGACGACTCGATCCCGGAAGCAGCGAGGACAGCGCCGACCGCGTCGAACTCCGACTCCGCGAGAAAGGGACGGAGAAGGTCCACATCTACGACGGCTGGGCCTGGGAGGAAGAGGCGCCGGACGACAAACCGGACTGGATGCCGAGCGATATCACCGAGGCGAACGTCTCGAAGAAGGGCATCGAGCACCTCGACGAGTAA
- a CDS encoding phenylalanine--tRNA ligase subunit alpha: MQLPTPQAAVVQAASADEARSVDALADATDVPPETVTGAVFELEEAGLVDVTERIDETITLTDEGREYAADGLPEMRLYEAALAAGADDEAVEMGRVIGQSGLEGPQVNIALSNYARKGYGAIDGGEITADPDADPESDAEASALEELVDGESDGDAETATDALELDDDTLEHLERRGLLERSESTVREATLTETGVTELMAGIETAETVGQVTPDLLTSGDWRDAEFTEYNVEADAAPVDGGSVHILRQTAERVKDTLVGMGFQEMDGPHADADFWINDCLFMPQDHPARTHWDRFALEHPTHIDHLPEDLVERVERAHREGVGEDGEGYNSPWDEDFARAIALRGHTTSLSARYLSGHQIGDLEPPQRYFSVEKVYRNDTLDPTHLLEFFQIEGWVMAENLSVRDLMGTFEEFYAQFGITDIEFKPHYNPYTEPSFELFGTHPTTGEMVEIGNSGIFREEMLEPLGVDCDVMAWGLALERLLMLMYGFEDIRDIHGTLCDLELLRETEVTY; this comes from the coding sequence ATGCAGCTACCCACACCACAGGCCGCGGTCGTCCAGGCCGCGAGCGCAGACGAGGCACGGAGCGTCGACGCCCTCGCCGACGCGACCGACGTGCCCCCCGAGACCGTCACCGGCGCGGTTTTCGAACTCGAGGAGGCAGGTCTGGTCGACGTCACCGAGCGAATCGACGAAACGATCACTCTCACCGACGAGGGTCGCGAGTACGCCGCCGACGGCCTCCCCGAGATGCGCCTCTACGAGGCTGCCCTCGCGGCCGGAGCCGACGACGAGGCCGTCGAGATGGGCCGCGTCATCGGCCAGTCCGGACTCGAGGGGCCGCAGGTCAACATCGCGCTGTCGAACTACGCGCGCAAGGGCTACGGCGCGATCGACGGCGGCGAGATCACGGCCGACCCCGACGCCGACCCAGAATCGGACGCCGAGGCGAGCGCGCTCGAGGAGCTGGTCGACGGCGAAAGCGACGGCGACGCCGAAACCGCGACCGACGCCCTCGAGCTCGACGACGACACCCTTGAGCACCTCGAGCGGCGGGGCCTGCTCGAGCGAAGCGAGTCGACCGTCCGCGAGGCGACGCTCACCGAAACGGGTGTCACGGAATTGATGGCGGGCATCGAGACGGCCGAAACGGTCGGCCAGGTCACCCCCGACCTCCTGACTAGCGGCGACTGGCGTGACGCCGAGTTCACCGAGTACAATGTCGAGGCCGACGCGGCACCCGTCGACGGCGGCAGCGTCCACATCCTGCGCCAGACCGCCGAGCGGGTCAAGGACACCCTCGTCGGCATGGGCTTCCAGGAGATGGACGGCCCCCACGCGGACGCTGACTTCTGGATCAACGACTGCCTGTTCATGCCCCAGGACCACCCGGCTAGAACGCACTGGGACCGGTTCGCCCTCGAGCACCCGACTCACATCGACCACCTTCCCGAGGATCTCGTCGAGCGCGTCGAGCGCGCCCACCGCGAGGGCGTCGGCGAGGACGGCGAGGGCTACAACTCGCCGTGGGACGAGGACTTCGCGCGCGCCATCGCGCTTCGCGGGCACACGACGTCGCTCTCGGCGCGATACCTGTCGGGTCACCAGATCGGTGACCTCGAGCCGCCACAGCGGTACTTCAGCGTGGAGAAGGTGTACCGGAACGACACGCTGGACCCGACTCACTTACTGGAGTTCTTCCAGATCGAGGGTTGGGTGATGGCCGAGAACCTGTCCGTGCGGGACCTGATGGGCACCTTCGAGGAGTTCTACGCCCAGTTCGGGATCACGGACATCGAGTTCAAACCCCACTACAACCCCTACACGGAGCCGAGCTTCGAGCTGTTCGGCACCCACCCGACGACGGGCGAGATGGTGGAAATCGGCAACTCGGGCATCTTCCGCGAGGAGATGCTGGAACCGCTGGGCGTCGACTGTGACGTGATGGCCTGGGGGCTCGCCCTCGAGCGCCTGCTCATGCTGATGTACGGCTTCGAGGACATCCGGGACATCCACGGGACGCTGTGTGATCTGGAACTGCTGCGCGAGACGGAGGTGACCTACTGA
- a CDS encoding ring-cleaving dioxygenase: protein MSPTTPGIHHVTAIAGDPQRNAEFYVETLGLRFVKRTVNHDDTGTYHFYFGDGEGTPGTNVTFFPWTNSGRRGQFGAGQTRETAYLIPPDSVEYWIDRLESAGIEVDRDERFGEPVLGFDDPDGIGLEFVASEQALEADAQPWPESPVPAEYQARGFHSVTLAVSAFGPTASVLTDVLGFELEAEADGRRRYRAAGGGPVSIVDLVETDVGRGQMGVGTVHHVAFEAADLDEQERWREAFADHGLNATEIIDRMYFRSVYSREPGGVLFEMATTEPGFTVDEDVDDLGSGLMLPEWIEDERDRIEAQLPEFDPETIGFGTGAN, encoded by the coding sequence ATGTCACCAACCACGCCGGGAATTCACCACGTGACCGCCATCGCGGGCGATCCGCAACGAAACGCCGAGTTCTACGTCGAGACGCTGGGGCTGCGGTTCGTCAAGCGGACGGTCAACCACGATGACACGGGCACGTACCACTTCTACTTCGGCGACGGCGAGGGAACGCCCGGGACGAACGTTACGTTCTTCCCCTGGACCAATAGTGGCCGACGGGGCCAGTTCGGCGCGGGGCAGACCCGGGAGACCGCCTACCTGATCCCCCCCGACTCGGTCGAGTACTGGATCGACCGACTCGAGTCGGCGGGAATCGAAGTCGACCGGGACGAACGGTTCGGCGAGCCGGTCCTGGGATTCGACGACCCGGACGGGATCGGTCTCGAGTTCGTCGCCTCAGAACAGGCGCTCGAGGCCGATGCGCAGCCGTGGCCGGAGAGCCCCGTTCCGGCGGAGTACCAGGCTCGCGGGTTCCACAGCGTCACGCTCGCCGTCTCGGCGTTCGGGCCGACCGCGTCGGTCCTCACGGACGTCCTCGGATTCGAACTCGAGGCCGAAGCGGACGGGCGCCGGCGCTACCGCGCGGCGGGCGGCGGCCCCGTCTCGATCGTCGACCTCGTCGAGACCGACGTGGGGCGCGGGCAGATGGGCGTCGGCACCGTCCACCACGTCGCGTTCGAGGCGGCCGACCTCGATGAACAGGAGCGCTGGCGGGAGGCGTTCGCCGATCACGGACTGAACGCGACCGAGATTATCGATCGCATGTACTTCCGCTCGGTCTACTCCCGCGAACCCGGCGGCGTCCTCTTCGAGATGGCGACGACGGAACCAGGATTCACCGTCGACGAGGACGTCGACGACCTGGGATCGGGACTGATGCTCCCGGAGTGGATCGAGGACGAACGCGACCGGATCGAGGCACAGCTTCCCGAGTTCGACCCCGAGACGATCGGGTTCGGGACGGGGGCGAACTGA